A part of Acidimicrobiales bacterium genomic DNA contains:
- the alaS gene encoding alanine--tRNA ligase translates to MSVEAERLRSTFSEFFTSREHTLVPSAGLIPHHPRAPMFTNAGMNQFLPYFLGEEAPPFPRATTVQKCVRVRGKHDDIELIGRTTRHGSFFEMLGNFSFGDYFKADAIAYAWELLTDVIGLNPERLWVTVHTSDDEAEALWRGIGFPAERIQRLDEDNFWEMGETGPCGPCSEIAYDRGDAFGHDGGPALGSDERFLEIWNLVFMQFDRQSDGTLEPLPRPNIDTGFGLERVLTVVEEAPSVWETSLLRPIIATAEVATGVTYGKGGEADVALRVLADHARTMAFLVSDGVFASNEGRGYVLRRIIRRAVLRAQQLGGEGLVMPKVIEGVIAEMASAWPQLVRDAGLITTVVAHEEEAFRRTLRQGSALLEEELESGGELSGAVAFRLHDTFGFPIDLTNEIAAQRGVTVDVAGFEAEMELQRARARAGARAGKGDSGLAEAARGVLEEFGPSEFVGYRREEADGRLLAALERPEEAFSNFDGEALPEGAVLLDLYLDRTPFYAEGGGQVGDTGRITAPEGTFRVLDTTVATEGLARHTGYFEQGSIEAGSPVHAAIDAARRQAIRRNHTATHLLHAALRKVLGDHVKQQGSLVAPDRLRFDFSHFAALSAEELAEVTGLVNAEVLENEPVRTYETSRGEAEQSGAMAFFGDKYGEVVRVVETGGVSVELCGGTHVAATGTIGPLRIVSEASIGANTRRIEATTGTASLEGIAVNDALLAEFSEALRASPAELHDALGRLLERERSLEEELKKVRGAQSRDEAKSLAAGAERGVVVARRDALEPAALRDLALAVRDDPAIGAVALVGSPDGEKVALVVATTAGGADARALASEAARLVGGGGGGSPELATAGGRDPSGIDAALSLLRERLGA, encoded by the coding sequence ATGAGCGTTGAGGCGGAGCGGCTGCGCAGCACCTTCAGCGAGTTCTTCACGAGCCGCGAGCACACCCTCGTGCCCTCGGCGGGGCTGATCCCACACCACCCGCGCGCCCCGATGTTCACTAACGCCGGGATGAACCAGTTCCTCCCCTACTTCCTCGGGGAGGAGGCGCCCCCCTTTCCGCGAGCGACGACGGTGCAGAAGTGCGTGCGGGTGCGGGGCAAGCACGACGACATCGAGCTCATCGGCCGCACCACCCGCCACGGCAGCTTCTTCGAGATGCTTGGCAACTTCAGCTTCGGCGACTACTTCAAGGCCGATGCGATCGCTTACGCCTGGGAGCTGCTCACCGACGTGATCGGCCTCAACCCGGAGCGCCTGTGGGTGACCGTGCACACCTCCGACGACGAGGCCGAGGCGCTGTGGCGGGGCATCGGCTTCCCCGCCGAACGCATCCAGCGCCTCGACGAGGACAACTTCTGGGAGATGGGCGAGACGGGCCCCTGCGGCCCTTGCTCGGAGATCGCCTACGACCGCGGCGACGCCTTCGGTCACGACGGCGGCCCCGCGCTCGGGAGCGACGAGCGCTTCCTCGAGATCTGGAACCTCGTCTTCATGCAGTTCGACCGGCAGTCCGACGGCACCCTCGAGCCGCTGCCGCGCCCGAACATCGACACCGGCTTCGGCCTCGAGCGGGTGCTCACCGTCGTCGAGGAGGCGCCGAGCGTCTGGGAGACGAGCCTGCTGCGGCCGATCATCGCCACCGCCGAGGTGGCGACGGGCGTGACCTACGGCAAGGGGGGCGAGGCCGACGTCGCGCTGCGGGTGCTCGCGGACCACGCGCGCACGATGGCCTTCCTCGTCTCCGACGGCGTCTTCGCCTCCAACGAGGGGCGCGGCTACGTGCTGCGGCGGATCATCCGCCGGGCGGTGCTGCGCGCCCAGCAGCTCGGTGGCGAGGGCCTCGTGATGCCGAAGGTCATCGAGGGCGTGATCGCCGAGATGGCCTCCGCGTGGCCACAGCTCGTGCGCGACGCCGGCCTCATCACCACCGTCGTCGCCCACGAGGAGGAGGCCTTCCGCCGCACCCTCCGCCAGGGAAGCGCGCTCTTGGAGGAGGAGCTGGAGAGCGGCGGCGAGCTCTCGGGGGCGGTCGCCTTCCGCCTGCACGACACCTTCGGCTTCCCGATCGACCTCACCAACGAGATCGCTGCCCAGCGGGGCGTGACCGTCGACGTCGCGGGCTTCGAGGCCGAGATGGAGCTGCAGCGCGCCCGCGCCCGCGCCGGGGCGCGCGCGGGCAAGGGCGACAGCGGCCTCGCCGAGGCGGCGCGCGGCGTGCTCGAGGAGTTCGGCCCGAGCGAGTTCGTCGGCTACCGCCGGGAGGAGGCCGACGGCCGCCTGCTCGCGGCGCTCGAGCGCCCCGAGGAGGCCTTCAGCAACTTCGACGGCGAGGCCTTGCCGGAGGGCGCGGTGCTCCTCGACCTCTACCTCGACCGCACCCCCTTCTACGCGGAGGGCGGCGGCCAGGTCGGCGACACCGGGCGGATCACCGCCCCCGAGGGGACCTTCCGCGTCCTCGACACGACCGTCGCCACCGAGGGCCTCGCCCGCCACACCGGCTACTTCGAGCAGGGCTCGATCGAGGCCGGCTCGCCGGTGCACGCTGCCATCGACGCGGCGCGCCGGCAGGCGATCCGCCGCAACCACACCGCGACACACCTGCTGCACGCGGCGCTGCGCAAGGTGCTCGGCGACCACGTGAAGCAGCAGGGCTCGCTCGTCGCCCCCGACCGGCTGCGCTTCGACTTCAGCCACTTCGCGGCGCTCAGCGCCGAAGAGCTCGCCGAGGTGACCGGCCTCGTGAACGCCGAGGTGCTCGAGAACGAGCCGGTCCGCACCTACGAGACCTCGCGCGGCGAGGCCGAGCAGTCGGGGGCGATGGCCTTCTTCGGCGACAAGTACGGCGAGGTGGTGCGCGTCGTCGAGACCGGCGGCGTCTCGGTCGAGCTCTGCGGTGGCACCCACGTCGCCGCCACGGGGACCATCGGCCCGCTGCGCATCGTCTCGGAGGCCTCGATCGGGGCCAACACGCGGCGCATCGAGGCGACGACCGGCACCGCCTCGCTCGAGGGGATCGCCGTGAACGACGCGCTGCTCGCCGAGTTCTCCGAGGCGCTGCGGGCGAGCCCCGCGGAGCTGCACGACGCCCTCGGCCGCCTCCTCGAGCGGGAGCGCTCGCTCGAGGAGGAGCTGAAGAAGGTGCGCGGCGCGCAGTCCCGTGACGAGGCGAAGAGCCTCGCCGCGGGGGCTGAGCGCGGTGTCGTCGTCGCCCGCCGCGACGCGCTCGAGCCGGCGGCGCTGCGCGACCTCGCGCTCGCGGTGCGCGACGACCCCGCGATCGGCGCGGTGGCGCTCGTCGGCTCGCCCGACGGCGAGAAGGTGGCGCTCGTCGTCGCCACCACGGCGGGGGGGGCCGACGCGCGCGCCCTCGCCTCCGAAGCGGCGCGCCTCGTCGGCGGCGGGGGCGGCGGCTCGCCCGAGCTCGCGACGGCCGGCGGTCGCGACCCGTCGGGGATCGACGCCGCGCTCTCGCTGCTGCGCGAGCGCCTCGGGGCCTGA
- a CDS encoding FtsW/RodA/SpoVE family cell cycle protein: protein MAVQMLERRARAVTGRREASRLAALRHLDLTLVAAALALAAIGVVMVYSATNAIYGGYYLKHQLIYAVLGIVVMVVLMSFDYRRLEEWAVFIYGFSVLTLLAVRAVGHTSNLGATREIVLGPLAIQPSEFGVLSVIVASAVFLHRHDTELGVANLARLGGLVAVPMALVAAEPDLGTTIVTAVVVATMLVVGGVRLRYLALVVLGLVSLVLIGTKVHLLHSYQLQRLTAFLHQSDCNQPKFAGTQACYQPLFAQTAIGAGGVSGTGLFHGALTNSNYIPEDWTDMIFSTIGEQFGFVGSVVVVGLFGVIALRMVRAMQVARDTLGRLLCGGALAFVAFSVFQNVGMNAGLMPITGIPLPFISYGGSALFATFAVVGLVANVEMRRFRSR from the coding sequence GTGGCGGTTCAGATGCTCGAGCGTCGCGCCCGCGCTGTCACCGGGCGCCGCGAGGCGAGCCGCCTGGCGGCGCTGCGCCACCTCGACCTCACCCTCGTCGCCGCCGCGCTCGCCCTCGCGGCGATCGGCGTCGTGATGGTCTACTCGGCGACGAACGCGATCTACGGCGGCTACTACCTGAAGCACCAGCTGATCTACGCCGTCCTCGGCATCGTGGTGATGGTCGTGCTGATGAGCTTCGACTACCGCCGCCTCGAGGAGTGGGCGGTCTTCATCTACGGCTTCTCGGTGCTCACGCTGCTCGCGGTGCGCGCCGTCGGCCACACGAGCAACCTCGGCGCGACCCGCGAGATCGTCCTCGGCCCGCTCGCCATCCAGCCCTCGGAGTTCGGGGTGCTCTCGGTGATCGTCGCCAGCGCGGTCTTCCTGCACCGCCACGACACCGAGCTCGGCGTCGCCAACCTCGCCCGCCTCGGCGGCCTCGTCGCCGTGCCGATGGCGCTCGTCGCCGCCGAGCCCGACCTCGGGACGACGATCGTCACCGCGGTCGTGGTGGCGACGATGCTCGTCGTCGGCGGGGTGCGCCTGCGCTACCTCGCGCTCGTCGTCCTCGGCCTCGTGAGCCTCGTGCTCATCGGCACCAAGGTCCACCTGCTGCACAGCTACCAGCTGCAGCGCCTCACCGCGTTCCTCCATCAGAGCGACTGCAACCAGCCGAAGTTCGCCGGGACCCAGGCCTGCTACCAGCCGCTGTTCGCGCAGACCGCGATCGGTGCCGGCGGCGTCTCGGGGACGGGGCTCTTCCACGGGGCGCTCACCAACTCGAACTACATCCCCGAGGACTGGACGGACATGATCTTCTCGACCATCGGCGAGCAGTTCGGCTTCGTCGGCTCGGTCGTCGTCGTCGGCCTCTTCGGGGTGATCGCGCTGCGCATGGTGCGCGCCATGCAGGTCGCGCGCGACACCCTCGGCCGCCTGCTCTGTGGCGGGGCGCTCGCCTTCGTCGCCTTCTCGGTCTTCCAGAACGTCGGGATGAACGCCGGGCTGATGCCGATCACCGGGATCCCGCTCCCGTTCATCTCCTACGGCGGCTCGGCGCTGTTCGCTACGTTCGCGGTGGTGGGCCTCGTCGCGAACGTGGAGATGCGCAGGTTCCGCAGCCGGTGA
- the aroE gene encoding shikimate dehydrogenase, with the protein MNGCPPLSGATRLCALIGDPVAHSLSPLLHEAAYAALGVDLRYLAFSVAPGEAAAALSGAAALGLVGLSVTTPHKDGIAAAADTRSAVVERLGAANTVVFRQGLSVAESTDGPGLLDDLARALSFSPAGARCAVLGAGGAARGVVVALADGGAESVLVVNRTPARARTAAALAGERGRVGEAAELGGVDLVVNATSLALQAGGEAEALGASLAAALRPGQLAVDLAYHPARSPFLAAAATRGATVRNGLGMLVHQAARQVELFTGGEAPVAAMWAAVGERPTS; encoded by the coding sequence GTGAACGGGTGCCCCCCGCTCTCGGGGGCGACGCGGCTGTGCGCGCTGATCGGTGATCCCGTCGCGCACTCGCTCTCGCCGCTGCTGCACGAGGCCGCCTACGCGGCGCTCGGCGTCGACCTCCGCTACCTCGCGTTCTCGGTGGCGCCCGGCGAGGCCGCCGCCGCCCTCTCCGGCGCGGCCGCCCTCGGCCTCGTCGGCCTCTCGGTGACCACCCCCCACAAGGACGGGATTGCCGCCGCCGCCGACACGAGGAGCGCCGTCGTCGAGCGCCTCGGGGCGGCGAACACCGTGGTCTTCCGCCAGGGCCTCTCCGTCGCCGAGAGCACCGACGGCCCCGGCCTGCTCGACGACCTTGCCCGCGCCCTGTCCTTCTCGCCGGCGGGCGCCCGCTGCGCCGTGCTCGGCGCCGGGGGGGCGGCGCGCGGCGTGGTGGTCGCGCTCGCCGACGGCGGCGCCGAGTCGGTGCTCGTCGTCAACCGCACGCCGGCGCGGGCGCGCACCGCGGCGGCCCTCGCCGGCGAGCGCGGCCGGGTCGGCGAGGCGGCTGAGCTCGGTGGGGTCGACCTCGTGGTGAACGCCACCTCGCTCGCCCTGCAGGCCGGTGGTGAGGCAGAGGCCCTCGGCGCCTCGTTGGCGGCGGCGCTGCGGCCCGGTCAGCTCGCCGTCGACCTCGCCTACCACCCGGCCCGCTCGCCCTTCCTCGCCGCCGCCGCGACGCGTGGCGCGACGGTTCGCAACGGCCTCGGGATGCTCGTCCACCAGGCGGCGCGCCAGGTGGAGCTCTTCACCGGCGGCGAGGCGCCGGTCGCGGCGATGTGGGCTGCGGTGGGGGAGCGGCCGACCAGCTGA
- the ruvX gene encoding Holliday junction resolvase RuvX — protein MAGTPPALPARGRLLGVDLGTVRIGIAVSDSAQHIALAHEVLRRSDEPARDRLAVAGLVEEFGAVGVVVGLPLRLSGEVGPAARDALGEVEALAAVLSVPVVTVDERLSTVEATRRRREGGGRGRRRAVDDAAAAVLLQGYLDRRIADAARAAAP, from the coding sequence ATGGCCGGCACGCCCCCCGCGCTGCCGGCGCGCGGCCGGCTGCTGGGGGTGGACCTCGGCACCGTGCGCATCGGCATCGCCGTCTCGGACTCAGCGCAGCACATCGCCCTCGCCCACGAGGTCCTCCGCCGCTCCGACGAGCCCGCGCGCGACCGCCTCGCCGTCGCCGGGCTGGTCGAGGAGTTCGGCGCGGTCGGTGTGGTCGTCGGGCTGCCGCTCCGCCTCTCCGGTGAGGTCGGTCCCGCGGCGCGCGACGCCCTCGGGGAGGTGGAGGCGCTCGCCGCGGTGCTCTCGGTCCCGGTGGTGACGGTCGACGAGCGCCTCTCCACCGTCGAGGCGACCCGTCGTCGCCGCGAGGGCGGCGGCAGGGGTCGCCGGCGCGCCGTCGACGACGCCGCGGCGGCGGTCCTCCTGCAGGGCTACCTCGACCGCCGCATCGCCGACGCGGCGCGCGCCGCCGCGCCGTGA
- a CDS encoding ferredoxin produces the protein MRLVVDEVICVGHAICEDVAPDLFRVDEHGIAHVLVDPVPDGRIEAARTAMLRCPAEAITLTG, from the coding sequence GTGAGGCTCGTCGTCGACGAGGTGATCTGCGTCGGCCACGCGATCTGCGAGGACGTCGCCCCCGATCTGTTCCGCGTCGACGAGCACGGCATCGCGCACGTGCTCGTCGATCCCGTCCCCGACGGGCGCATCGAGGCGGCGCGCACCGCGATGCTGCGCTGCCCCGCGGAGGCGATCACCCTCACCGGCTGA
- a CDS encoding mechanosensitive ion channel domain-containing protein produces MIIGASRGGYLYEVLHGIGVDPSQAQRWQDLASRPLAVLLVVVVGLLASHLGSRLIRKGPGRVRRILQPGADPAHASRVDTVLRIVANAWRVAIGIIALLTVFAVVGINLGPFLAGATVIGATIGFGAQSLVRDFLSGMLMLMEDQYRIGDLVTVNDTTTGTVEEVSLRVTRLRTADGTAWYIPNGQILKLGNSSRHWSRALVRVAIATGVSIPDATRAIEEAATTALDAPELEGKLRSGVHVLGVSDVAAQQVTIDLEVQTAPLAADDVARVLRQAVVERLAAEHMLPVPVN; encoded by the coding sequence GTGATCATCGGCGCTTCGCGGGGTGGCTACCTCTACGAGGTGCTGCACGGCATCGGCGTGGACCCGTCGCAGGCCCAGCGCTGGCAGGACCTCGCCTCGCGACCGCTCGCCGTGCTGCTCGTCGTCGTGGTCGGCCTGCTCGCCTCGCACCTCGGCTCGCGCCTCATCCGCAAGGGGCCCGGGCGCGTCCGCCGCATCCTGCAGCCGGGCGCCGACCCGGCGCACGCGAGCCGCGTCGACACCGTGCTGCGGATCGTCGCCAACGCCTGGCGGGTGGCGATCGGCATCATCGCCCTGCTCACGGTGTTCGCCGTCGTCGGCATCAATCTCGGCCCCTTCCTCGCGGGGGCGACGGTGATCGGGGCGACGATCGGCTTCGGCGCGCAGAGCCTGGTGCGCGACTTCCTCTCCGGGATGCTGATGCTGATGGAGGACCAGTACCGCATCGGCGACCTCGTCACCGTGAACGACACCACCACCGGCACCGTCGAGGAGGTCTCGCTGCGCGTCACCCGCCTGCGCACCGCGGACGGCACCGCCTGGTACATCCCGAACGGGCAGATCCTGAAGCTCGGCAACAGCTCGCGCCACTGGTCGCGCGCCCTCGTGAGGGTCGCGATCGCGACCGGCGTCTCGATCCCGGACGCGACGAGGGCGATCGAGGAGGCGGCGACCACCGCCCTCGACGCCCCCGAGCTCGAGGGCAAGCTCCGCTCAGGGGTGCACGTCCTCGGTGTCTCGGACGTGGCCGCCCAGCAGGTGACGATCGACCTCGAGGTGCAGACGGCGCCGCTCGCCGCCGACGACGTGGCCCGCGTGCTCCGCCAGGCCGTCGTCGAGCGCCTCGCCGCCGAGCACATGCTGCCGGTGCCGGTGAACTGA
- a CDS encoding bifunctional nuclease family protein: MSEAGAAADTAGGEEEGSEQLAPVRYCPVEIAAVEVLLPESHARLVLCEIGGQRRAFTVPIGIPEANAIVYAREGLQTPRPLTHELFASSLAAYGIVLEAVRITAGEDRAFRAEVVFSGPSGPRTLDCRPSDGIALALRHPLPVPLTVTEAVLDQLGVATG, from the coding sequence GTGAGCGAGGCCGGAGCGGCCGCCGACACCGCCGGTGGGGAGGAAGAGGGGTCCGAGCAGCTGGCGCCCGTGCGCTACTGCCCGGTCGAGATCGCCGCCGTCGAGGTCCTCCTCCCCGAGAGCCACGCCCGCCTCGTGCTCTGCGAGATCGGAGGCCAGCGCCGTGCCTTCACCGTGCCGATCGGCATCCCCGAGGCGAACGCCATCGTCTACGCCCGCGAGGGGCTGCAGACGCCGCGCCCGCTCACCCACGAGCTCTTCGCCTCCAGCCTCGCCGCCTACGGGATCGTGCTCGAGGCGGTGCGCATCACCGCCGGCGAGGACCGCGCCTTTCGCGCCGAGGTGGTCTTCTCCGGGCCGAGCGGCCCCCGCACCCTCGACTGCCGCCCCTCGGACGGCATCGCCCTCGCGCTCCGCCACCCCCTACCGGTGCCGCTCACGGTCACCGAGGCGGTGCTCGATCAGCTCGGCGTCGCGACCGGCTGA